The Candidatus Saccharimonadales bacterium nucleotide sequence GAGTTCATTATTGTACGATTCTGTGCCAAGAAGCGATTACTGAGTCTAACGTCCTGTTCAATACGATCAAGCGCACTTTGGTTATCTTTCGCTTGAACCAGTTGCTCCCGATTGATGAGTGCGTCACCAGTAAGGTTGATGAGTACAACCACAAATGAGCTAATAATAAGTAATACAATTGGCGTAACTACAAGAAGCTCGACAAGCGTAAAGCCATGTATCTTTTTATTACTGAGCTGCATAAATGACACTACTAACTCCCGCCTGCGGTACTGCTGAACCGTAATTAACAATAACTTCTATCCTTGATAACGTTGCTCCATCTCCATAAGGACACGTCGTGTTCACTGTGATTGAGATATTTGGGACTCCAGAATCTGTCGGTGGAGTTGGGCTATCCGTGTTCACTGAACATGTTCCTGGAACGGCCGTTGCGTAGTTATTGAGATATTCATAAGCTATATTACCAGCTTTTGCTTGGTTTCGTGCACTCGTACCATCACTCATGACAGCAGAATAAAGTTGATAGCCCGAAATAATAAAGACGGCCGCAATAAAAAGCGTGATTAAAAGCTCAATGGCTGTAAAACCAGATTCAGATGAGTATGTTTGACTACTACTTGTCATTGATTTTTACTCTTAACTGATACAACGGTGCCGGTTGATTCGAGCATATAATATAGAATATATTGACGGCATGCATCGGCAGTAGCATTACAAAGTCCTCCATTTGTCGGCGCGTTTTTTGAGTTTGAGAGAGGCTGATACACGTACTGAGTAGGCGTAGGCTGTGGGGTGACGCCGGTTGTCGTTGTATTATTATTTGTTGCTGGGACGAGGCTGATGGTGCCACCGGTATATCCCGGTGCCCGAAGATTCGCTGGGTTTAAGTCGCGTAGGGCAAGTAGAAAGTTTGATTCACTTGATAATTGATCAACCCCGGGATAACTGCCTGGGGATAATGTGTCTGTTCCGGAAGTATAGAAAGTTTCCAAATTAGAGGCAATATTTGCAATATCAACCTTACGTTCATCATCACGTGCGCTTACTTGGCTCGAGCTAAGATTAACGACAACAAGCGTCAACAAGATACCAAGAATGGCTATCACAATTAACAGCTCAACAATAGTAAAGCCAGAAGTACGCTTCATACATCAAGCATAAGAGGTTTTGACTATAGGCGCAAGTGCTTTATATTTCGAGGGGTTCT carries:
- a CDS encoding type II secretion system protein, whose protein sequence is MKRTSGFTIVELLIVIAILGILLTLVVVNLSSSQVSARDDERKVDIANIASNLETFYTSGTDTLSPGSYPGVDQLSSESNFLLALRDLNPANLRAPGYTGGTISLVPATNNNTTTTGVTPQPTPTQYVYQPLSNSKNAPTNGGLCNATADACRQYILYYMLESTGTVVSVKSKNQ
- a CDS encoding prepilin-type N-terminal cleavage/methylation domain-containing protein; amino-acid sequence: MTSSSQTYSSESGFTAIELLITLFIAAVFIISGYQLYSAVMSDGTSARNQAKAGNIAYEYLNNYATAVPGTCSVNTDSPTPPTDSGVPNISITVNTTCPYGDGATLSRIEVIVNYGSAVPQAGVSSVIYAAQ